Within Mytilus edulis chromosome 10, xbMytEdul2.2, whole genome shotgun sequence, the genomic segment AAACAAAGATCAGATGAATGGCATTCTATTAGGAAAACCGCTAAAGTAACCGGAAGTACCGCTCACCAAGCACTAGGATTGTCAGGACTTAAGAAATTACAAGAACATTTTGAATACGTCTTTCATCAAAAAGACAGACCAGATTTTTCGGAGGATGCCCAAAAGAGAATGAAATATGGAACCGACAATGAAATTAATGCCATAGGAACTCTTGTTTCTAAGATATTGCCAATCTTTTATCCGAACTTCTCATTTGTGGAGGAGGGTTGTGAGGTAGTATGTGACAAAGATGAAACATTTCTCATTGTCAGTCCAGATGGTAGTGCTAGATACTTTAATTCAGAAAACTACAAGCCATCTGATGCAGTTGCTCTTGCTATAGAAATCAAGTGTCCCTATCCAAATAAACTGTATACAACTCCAGTTTATTACAAGATGCCTTGGTATTACGTGATACAGGTTTTATCTGAAATGTATGTATTGAATGCAAGTAGCTTGCTATTCCTATGCTACAGTACCGATAGTACAACCGTCTGTGTTGCAAACTTTGACGAAGAGCTGTGGAATGAAATACTGGCAAAACTAAAAACAATATACGGTACTGAGAAGCCAGTAATGCCAAAAAAACTACCAGATGAACTAaagacaataaaagaaaaaatcaaaacctaCTGTGACAATAAAGTACAGTTTCTGGCTGAAATCCCATCTTGTCAAGTAAATAGAGAATGTAAACACGAACATTCATCAGTGGAAAGTGAGAAGATAGGTCGGAATTGTCATACAAGTTGTTTAGATTCAGTAAAACCTCATACCAAACATGATGTTACAACTTTACAGATGACAACGATTGAAATCAACAGTTGTTTAGACCAAGCGTACTCGCTTGAAAGGCACCTTGCTAGCGAAGTACTTatatttcttatttcagatttagATCGAATTCACGAGAGAGAGAAGCAACACTCAACCCCGGTCGGTTTCAGCATGAAGGGTTACAGTTTAACCTCATCTGTAATGCGAAAGATGATCGATGATACTTTGCAAAGATGTTACCTTAATGGCTTATATACACCTGTTGTCTCGTTTGATGGACAGTGGTCCCAGTTGGCAGTTAGATCGAGTAATGGACACCCACTCACCATTCTTCAGTTACAGAAAGACGTTTTTAGAGAATCGAAAAAAATGAGTAAATCAGAAATTGTTCGCAGCATAAAAAACACTAACATAGTCAAAGCCAAATCTTTAAATGAACTGATAGAACAGACCTTAGTTGAACAAAAATTCCGAAAGAACGAGGAACATAATAATTTTTATTCTCTCATAGTTTCACAGAACAACCGACAAGACTCAAGGTTATACAAAACATCTCCAAACGTTTTGAAATTTCTTAGATCGAAAATCTCATTAAATGAAGAATCAACTGAAGTAGAAGAGGAAGAAGCTACTTCTAAAACTGTACTAGATGCGCTGCCACCACAGATTGCGGAAACAGTTGATGAAAACATGATATCTGAAATAGACAGTGTTTGTACAAATTCAAAACTAGACACTTGTACTCACATTTCATTAGATATGACAGACTCgttaaatgatatatttgaagataatttatcagaaaaaataacaGAATCAATGGAAGTTGATGTTTCTGATCCGATAGATACGTCTGCTACATCTACAGAGCTGAACGACAGTCCTATGAGTTTTCTAACAGCTTCTGACTTTGAAAGAATGTTGTCAGCTATAGTCTTAGATAAAAAAGTGAGTGCTATAAAGTGGCAAAGTTTGAAGGTTGAAGACTTTGCAAACTATTTTGAATTGCACGATGGAATAGGCAAGAAATTCACGAGGCATGAGTTACAAATTTGTGTGAGAACCATATCACAGAAACTGAAGACTGAAAGTATCCAATTTACCTTGTCATGGCCGAAAGCTAAATTGATAGAATTGCTTTTTCAATGTGTTTCTTCTCCATTGTCTCTCAAAAAAAAGTTGTTaggaaagaaaaaagaaaaaaagatgctTTCACTAAAGAAGATGTGTATAATAGAAATCGACAAATTTCCAAAGCATATTCTAAACATTATTTATGCCGAACATATTTTTCCTGGTAGATTTACTGACTGGCAACAACACTCTCCATTTGCCAAGAAAACTCTTATTTCAGGAATTGAACAAGCCGTGACATGGTATTCAATGCCTGAATACATTCCAGAACGATACATGTATCAGTTCAATCTTCTTGACTGTCATCACTTGTTTGTGAATGCGAGAGTGAAGTGCTGTAGTACTGGAATAGACGCGTGTGGGATAAAAAAAGAAGCTTGGATCAAAGTTGCGAAAAATAGCAATGTCAATGGTTGTGGCCTTAGCCTAGCATTAGTCGAGGATTTAGTTGACAAACAGAGCAATGGATTCGCACAAAAAACTTTTTCTGAAGACGTAGAAAAAGCTTTGCATTCAAATGGGGATTTTAATGAAGCCCTTTTCTGTCGGCTGATAAGAGAGTGGTATGCGGCTGAAGATGACCCAGGAATTGATGTTATAGATAGAATTAAACGCAGACTCCGCTTTAGAGATTGGCTTTTGAAGGACATTAACTTCATGCAGTTTCCACCCCCTGGATTGCATGTGAAAGGAATACCACATATAATGTTTGAGGGTTTATTAACAAATATAGAACGCCGAATTCAGATCATTCCATTTGTTAAGTCGGGAAGTTATAACTCACGAGCATTGGGTAGTTTAGAAGCTGAGAACTTTTTTGGGGCGTTCCAAGACTTAGACCCTAAAGGTAGTGGTATTATTAGACCAGATGATGTACCAGCAGCAATAAGAACAGCATGTGACCTGATTGGTACAAGACTTGATCCCAATAGGTAAGTGTGTttagacacaaaaaaaaacatattttcaaccTTTCAAAAATGGAAGGGATATATTTATaggtttatttattttcaaattttaacttcatataaataggaagatgtggtatgagtgccaatcagacaactctccatacaagtcacaatgtatttaaagttaaaaatatagGTCATAGTACttccttcaacacggagtcttacCTCACatcgaacatcaagctataaaggcccccaaaatgACCAGTTAAACACAATTGAAACAGGAAAAACTAACAGTCTCacatttttacaaaacaaaaaacgatttGAAACGTATAAAAGGGATGTGAACTTGAGTCAAactgattattttgtttttttgatataggaagatgtggtgtgagtgccaatgagacgaactctccatccaaataacaatttataaaagtaaaccattataggtcattgtacggccttcaacacggagccttggctcacaccgaacaaaaagctaaaAGGgcaccaaaattactagtgtaaaaccattcaaacgagaatactAACGGTCATATATTTGCacaaataacattaaaacaaagtACTTGCTTTTGTCTaatatatgtaatttaaaaatcaattttaggAAATTTGCCATGCACACCAGTCGAGCCAAGGTTTACCCTGTACATGAGTTAGAAAAGCAGCAAATCACAAGTTTGAATATACCTTACATAACACCAACATACGTAGAATCAATCGTTCCAAGGCAAGTTATTTAAACCTTTATACAGAAACATATTGTTGCAACCACTTTCTTTTAATAACATGACTATCTCACAATAATGAGTTATCTCCTCTGCTTATTGTGAGATAACAAGTCACAGATTTGAAAGAGTTCATAATAACGAATTGAAACCTCATAGTTTTATCTCATTACTATGTGATGATATCTCATATCTATTAAGTATTAgatgatatacatgtaccataactTTAATATGGTATCTCATATAAATACTAGATGTATTTGCATGGTTGtaaattatcatgatttttttttcatgattaaaaGAGTGCATTATATAATTAAGAGTTGTGACTATCTCACTATATGAGATAATATTTAACTTTATGAGATATCATCTCAgtaatatgacttttttttatctcattattAATAAACTATGAGTTGTTGTTATGATGTCATAACTATGGATTTGTACTTTACAGACTATGTGGAAAGATAGAGATTTAACGATATATACAAGCCCTTAATCATCTTGAATACAGAAGGGTAACCAATCTATGCAACAAGCCTAATAAATGGCCACGACAAAATAATCCAGTtgatcaaaaataaaacacatttaaaacttTATCTAAATATTCAACATGGTTGTGTGAGTACAGATTTCGATGTCAGCAAATGCCGTTTTGAAGGCCGTATAGAagcctataattgttaactttattTCCATTATGTCTTGGATGGAGAGaagtctgattggcactcattccacatcttcttattcatattcAAAAAGAGACAACCACATGCCTGAACCAATTTTCTAACCTGACTGGGACAAACTAAAATAGGAAGGAATTAGACAAGTTTGGTTAAGTTCAAAATTTCCCACTAAGTATCGACGTATAAATAGCTGGTACGAACACGCAGTCACtttgatataaaaatagatcATAAAAGATCTGTAATGAACAGCTAAGATATTCACCAATCAtctgttttataattttgttttgttttatcaattacaGAAATCACACATTTGATTCACCGGAAAGGGCAAAAAGATCCTATGGAAAGCGGAAAAGGGGAGAAATAAGTGACCCGTCCATGTCAAGTAGAGGTGCAAGACCAATAAGACAGCATCATCGTTGTGATGAGTCCAAAATATTACCTCATGTAAGAATGGGATTGGACATAACTGAAAATGAAATCACAACTTGAAGCACTATCAAATGCTTATATGACTATTTAGACGATTGAATGTAAAGCTAAGAGCCTAATTATTATGTGAATTACAATGCATacctttgtgttttttttttattgtttttgatgGTGTTGTTTATGGTGGCATATATCTGCCGCTACTTGTCACTTAGTTGCGTCGTCTTAATAAGCTAAATAAGTCGACTTGCCAGTTAATTAAGTTATTtgtcaaataataaaatgaaactaTTTTGTCGAAAATCAAAATTTCTTTAGTGTTTTTGCCCAATTATGACGACTTTTATATATCTGACAAGTGCACTTAATAAAGTGGCAAGTAGACTTAATTAAGCGTCAAGTAGACTTAATTAAGTTACAAGAAGACAAGTGTTACCTGACAAGTCGATTTGTGTATCTACAAGTTTATTtgtcaattaacaaattctgCTTGTAACTTTATATGGTCTACTTATCACTTAGTTAAGTCTACTTGTCACTTACTTTAGTGTACTTGTTAGATATATAAGTATGTTTTACATGTCATTAGGACGACTAAACTAAGTGAAAATTAGGGGCAAATATATGCCACCATCATGATCACATAGTGTTAAAGCAATATTTGCAGAATATATCTATTtcatagaattttgaaatatgccactgaaaataatttgtattaCTAGAATATATGTTGTCCCCCTTTTCAACCAGGTGTGATAATCATAATCTTGAATGAACTCTTAATAACACATCATTTTCCCAGTTGAACAGAAGCTCTAaacttctaataaaaaaaataagtttatcaTGCGATGGTATGTTATCAGTTTCGTGAGTGTAAAGAAACACTAGCGTTGTTATTCCAAAAGTTTATTCCAAAACATCAAACACAACAAATGTAGACAAATTTAAATGCTGCCATATAATGTTTACAAttgtaatgtaaataaaaaataacaaatagccATGGTCAGTAAAGGACCTCAATGTGATAAATAAACAAGAACAAagtataaaaaatgattttaacaaaGCACATGTTCTTTGTGGTAAATTATTTAGGTGAGTGTAAAGAAACACTAGCGTTCTTATTCCAAAAGTTTATTCCAAAACATCAAATACAACAAATGTAGACAAATTTAAATGCTGCCATATAATGtttacaattgtaaataaaaaataacaaatagccATGGTCAGTAAAGGACCTCAATGTGATAAATAAACAAGAACAAagtataaaaaatgattttaacaaaGCACATGTTCTTTGTGGTAAATTATTTAGGTGAGTGTAAAGAAACACTAGCGTTCTTATTCCAAAAGTTTATTCCAAAACATCAAATACAACAAATGTAGACAAATTTAAATGCTGCCATATAATGtttacaattgtaaataaaaaataacaaatagccATGGTCAGTAAAGGACCTCAATGTGATAAATAAACAAGAACAAagtataaaaaatgattttaacaaaGCACATGTTCTTTGTGGTAAATTATTTAGGTGAGTGTAAAGAAACACTAGCGTTCTTATTCCAAAAGTTTATTCCAAAACATCAAACacaacaaatgtaaacaaatttaaatgctGCCATATAATGtgtacaattgtaaataaaaaaataacaaatagccATGGTCAGTAAAGGACCTCAATGTGATAAATAAACAAGAACGAAGTGTAAAAAATCAATCTAACAATGCACATGTTCTTTGTGGTATCTTAAACTTGATCTCCACTTATACGATTTTCCACATAAATCACACTTGAGTTCTCTTCCACCATGTACTGCAAGGAAATGTTCCTTTAAAGATTTCTGTGAATTGCATGAAGCTCCGCATCCTTCTTTGCTACATATGATGATACTTGTCTCATTAGTGTGAACGGATGTGATATGTTGTTTCAATGTTTCTTTGTACGCAAAAGTCTTGTCACACACATCACATCGGTGTCTAAGCACTGGCTCATGTGTTGTTATATGCCCTCTATAGTTCCAGAGCGTGTTAAAGCCTCTGTCACACACTTTACACTTAAACCTAAACTCTTGAGTATGTTTACCCTTATAATGAAAATTTAGTCCACTAGCTGTCTTAAAAACCATGCCACATTGATCACACAAGTACATTGTAAAATGTTTAGTTTCTGCATTATTTGGAGCATGGGCATTTTGCGTGTGTCTTTTcacattttgtttgtatttactGGAATAGCTACAAAAAGTGCAACAATGCATGAAAGATGGTTCTGTTTccacttcttcttcttctacttCCAAGCTTTCATCTACCGCGTTTACAATAAAAGAGTCAACCATTTTCCTACAAGAAAGACAGTTTTGATTAAAAAAGAGAACACAAGTCATCGATTTAATTGGTTCGCATACACTAAAAACATTTTCTCTAATCAATTTTTTTCTATACTTTGGATATACGTATGAACCGGCATGTACATGCGGACTTTGTAGCGTTATTACGTCGACTGCGCAAGCAGATGCGAAATTTAGGGATC encodes:
- the LOC139492781 gene encoding uncharacterized protein, with translation MTEFRCFYCTNVRSRNFAEMVDHCIIRHDSEELKLKVATRVSSSTTNVRTKNFKIIPAEIKKDNKFIIPQCESYTLNICNISSELLSPVKKKCGTESEQNDTESISLTQKLSSVSIKDNSHILVNSSNDSANDHESMVTSSEMSTRHTQTEDSAVINLNETNTNDQVLLKEILQLVPTVLENLKSCNKQDMYVKFHTLINENKLPMNNIAFLLFSDVVEWFSKSNTHAMRYSQDVKQFWKVGHELFKGKFLRFMAGWKNQGQEAKGHTKPDESVINFAVPDRKYLDSTELSHKLKNIQPGILDEMIELIYDDSCCLSKTFKLCVDGKKINHGAQNQVYGDVNLWGYEGPPTLQDCKDKLSIDKKLVEDFTEILNKIEKRDIYDLYHTPEHLKNDISRVAKQMICNLSQRLRKLRTVKQSKVIALEKLKVTCINDAMKAKYSYALSAIKTFIFKLDLCISRLLRVIDSVGHATSVCNGVQTFYNKGDACDLSIQQNYVCLTGLKVEGDIQNLNTSLIKQRSDEWHSIRKTAKVTGSTAHQALGLSGLKKLQEHFEYVFHQKDRPDFSEDAQKRMKYGTDNEINAIGTLVSKILPIFYPNFSFVEEGCEVVCDKDETFLIVSPDGSARYFNSENYKPSDAVALAIEIKCPYPNKLYTTPVYYKMPWYYVIQVLSEMYVLNASSLLFLCYSTDSTTVCVANFDEELWNEILAKLKTIYGTEKPVMPKKLPDELKTIKEKIKTYCDNKVQFLAEIPSCQVNRECKHEHSSVESEKIGRNCHTSCLDSVKPHTKHDVTTLQMTTIEINSCLDQAYSLERHLASEVLIFLISDLDRIHEREKQHSTPVGFSMKGYSLTSSVMRKMIDDTLQRCYLNGLYTPVVSFDGQWSQLAVRSSNGHPLTILQLQKDVFRESKKMSKSEIVRSIKNTNIVKAKSLNELIEQTLVEQKFRKNEEHNNFYSLIVSQNNRQDSRLYKTSPNVLKFLRSKISLNEESTEVEEEEATSKTVLDALPPQIAETVDENMISEIDSVCTNSKLDTCTHISLDMTDSLNDIFEDNLSEKITESMEVDVSDPIDTSATSTELNDSPMSFLTASDFERMLSAIVLDKKVSAIKWQSLKVEDFANYFELHDGIGKKFTRHELQICVRTISQKLKTESIQFTLSWPKAKLIELLFQCVSSPLSLKKKLLGKKKEKKMLSLKKMCIIEIDKFPKHILNIIYAEHIFPGRFTDWQQHSPFAKKTLISGIEQAVTWYSMPEYIPERYMYQFNLLDCHHLFVNARVKCCSTGIDACGIKKEAWIKVAKNSNVNGCGLSLALVEDLVDKQSNGFAQKTFSEDVEKALHSNGDFNEALFCRLIREWYAAEDDPGIDVIDRIKRRLRFRDWLLKDINFMQFPPPGLHVKGIPHIMFEGLLTNIERRIQIIPFVKSGSYNSRALGSLEAENFFGAFQDLDPKGSGIIRPDDVPAAIRTACDLIGTRLDPNRKFAMHTSRAKVYPVHELEKQQITSLNIPYITPTYVESIVPRNHTFDSPERAKRSYGKRKRGEISDPSMSSRGARPIRQHHRCDESKILPHVRMGLDITENEITT
- the LOC139492782 gene encoding zinc finger protein 57-like, which encodes MVDSFIVNAVDESLEVEEEEVETEPSFMHCCTFCSYSSKYKQNVKRHTQNAHAPNNAETKHFTMYLCDQCGMVFKTASGLNFHYKGKHTQEFRFKCKVCDRGFNTLWNYRGHITTHEPVLRHRCDVCDKTFAYKETLKQHITSVHTNETSIIICSKEGCGASCNSQKSLKEHFLAVHGGRELKCDLCGKSYKWRSSLRYHKEHVHC